In one Lolium rigidum isolate FL_2022 chromosome 3, APGP_CSIRO_Lrig_0.1, whole genome shotgun sequence genomic region, the following are encoded:
- the LOC124697397 gene encoding uncharacterized protein LOC124697397 — protein sequence MELEEGNPEAQQSGTSILISGATRTGPVLSPSLINRSRAYVAAWSARDTQMDDLEEDDADEQDVDYEEEEEEEGDDDDEDEAEEDFADEEEGDEDVDMGTFSEQGRKFLSKVWREYEPKRVDGIVIAAECKHCARNICAERKHGTSSLRKHLKRCKERKKVLRVSGQLSASIMSPDGVSIGHWTFDQALARRELMRMIVLHELAFSLVEYSMKPRMWYQAQMKHTLEHQHYEENSKFGDVVMYMKRKLKRYWKLSWLNLCIPVILDPQFKLRYIKYRFRSEFGDEAEAMIAKVENLFQEMFKEYLQLNGSNSNPMTQGGDDEVVVSDDPMADWDNHIIESAQSTNVDSSELDSYLYLGGPCLYGGI from the exons ATGGAATTGGAAGAAGGGAATCCTGAAGCTCAACAAAGTGGTACCTCAATATTGATATCTGGTGCAACAAGGACTGGGCCTGTGCTGTCTCCTTCTTTGATAAACCGCTCTAGAGCTTATGTTG CGGCTTGGTCTGCACGTGATACTCAAATGGATGATTTGGAAGAAGATGATGCCGACGAACAAGATGTCgactatgaagaagaggaagaagaagagggtgatgatgatgatgaagacgaagcAGAGGAAGATTTTGCTGATGAAGAGGAAGGAGATGAGGATGTTGACATGGGAACATTTTCTGAACAGGGAAGAAAATTTTTGTCCAAAGTCTGGAGAGAATATGAGCCTAAGCGTGTTGATGGGATAGTGATAGCTGCTGAGTGCAAACATTGTGCAAGGAATATTTGTGCTGAGCGTAAACATGGAACAAGTTCACTGCGCAAACATTTGAAGAGGTGCAAGGAAAGAAAGAAGGTTCTTCGAGTTTCTGGCCAGTTGAGTGCTTCCATCATGAGCCCTGATGGAGTTTCAATAGGGCATTGGACATTTGATCAGGCATTGGCACGTAGAGAGCTCATGAGGATGATAGTGTTGCATGAATTGGCATTCTCACTGGTGGAGTATTCTATGAAGCCACGAATGTGGTATCAGGCACAAA TGAAGCACACATTGGAGCACCAACATTATGAAGAGAACAGTAAGTTTGGTGATGTGGTCATGTACATGAAGAGAAAGCTAAAGAGGTACTGGAAGCTGTCATGGTTAAACCTTTGCATTCCTGTGATTTTGGATCCACAGTTCAAGCTGAGATACATTAAATATCGATTTCGCTCGGAATTTGGTGATGAAGCTGAAGCAATGATTGCTAAAGTAGAAAATTTGTTTCAAGAGATGTTCAAGGAATACCTTCAATTGAATGGTTCTAATTCAAACCCCATGACTCAAGGAGGTGATGATGAAGTAGTTGTAAGTGATGACCCCATGGCTGACTGGGACAACCATATCATCGAAAGTGCTCAATCAACAAATGTGGATTCTTCAGAACTTGATTCATACTT ATATCTTGGCGGCCCCTGCCTCTACGGTGGCATCTGA